The proteins below come from a single Eucalyptus grandis isolate ANBG69807.140 chromosome 3, ASM1654582v1, whole genome shotgun sequence genomic window:
- the LOC120291489 gene encoding uncharacterized protein LOC120291489, producing the protein MDFDPQQQDPNLHVVESPALTPPEVHTDFAPQQQHEAELAEAAIQPLPDGAGKAVFRFGDGSGHSRRQVVSACILAILEFYIGEARCFCFFGFAKLHNCFWLIYQINLQFR; encoded by the exons ATGGACTTTGATCCACAGCAGCA GGATCCAAATCTGCACGTCGTTGAGTCTCCTGCTCTTACTCCTCCAGAAGTGCACACGGACTTTGCCCCACAGCAGCA GCATGAGGCAGAACTTGCTGAAGCAGCTATTCAGCCACTTCCTGATGGCGCTGGAAAAGCAGTTTTTAGGTTTGGAGACGGTAGTGGGCATTCGAGACGGCAGGTGGTTTCAGCCTGCATCCTTGCGATTTTGGAGTTCTACATTGGGGAAGCGagatgtttttgcttttttggttTTGCTAAATTACATAATTGTTTCTGGttgatttatcaaattaacCTTCAATTTCGGTGA